Below is a genomic region from Candidatus Binatia bacterium.
GAAGAGCGCGAGCAGCGAGCCGGGCGTGCCGAGGAAACCGGGTAGCTTCGCGAGCTCGAGGTAGCCCTCACCCGAGCCGGACAGGCGCCGGCGGTATTCCGCCGCCGCCGTGATCGCCGCGGCAATCGCTCCGACGGACGTGCCTCCGATGTTCTTGATCGCGTACGCCGTGGCGAGCTTGCAGACCGCGGTGGGGTAAACGACGCCGCTAGTAATCCCGCCCTTCATCACTACGTCGCACAGGCGCCGGATGTTGGGATTCTCGAAATCAGCCTTCGTAAAGGTGGCAGAGTTCATATCGACAACGCCTCCATTACCGCCCGCTTCGGCCAGCCCGATCCTGGTTTTCTGTTTTACCGGAGCCGGGGGCGGCTCGCGGGACCCTCGCCGTCTCGGATCCGGCCGGTACTAGCCAGAATTAGCTAGGGTTTTGGCAGGTTCGCCCGAAAGCTTCCTGCCGCTAGATTAGACTTTTCCCTTTTTAGTATCTTTTGCCCATCTTGGGGAGGTGCCGTAATGCGCTCTTGGGCGCACATCCGAGCCGTCACTGGTGCAGACGATTATCGCGGCCCCGCTAAAGAGGGTCCGTTTCTCGGGTGAAAACCGGTTCCGATGGAAACCAGAATTGAACGGCACCACCGGCACGTCCGAAGGCGGGCGCAGCGATTCCAAAATACCCGATCGTTCCGACTGCTACGCCGGCGCTATAGGCTACGACGTGGGGAACGCTATCCTGAGGCAACGCGAGCCTCGTCTCCAGATCGGAAGCCGTAAGCAGTTTTCCGCCTTCGGACGTAACGGCTTCCAAGGTGGTCCACCACGAACCGGACCTAGCCCGAGCTTCGTCGTTCGCGAAGCGAACGAGTTCGTATCTTCCCTCAAAAGCGCGGTTGAAGCGCTCCGACACTCGAAAGTGCAACGTATAAGAACCCGTTGCAAACCCTCCTTCAGCTAAACCGAGAATGGCGTTGAGACCCCCTCCCGGTATCCACGCGATGTCCTTTTGATCGGTCGTCAACAGTATTTCGTTGAGCTCGTCGCACGGCGCTGATGTTTGGGGCAGCAGGAAGGAACCGTCTCCGGCCAGCCGTGGGGGATTCGCGAAGCACTCGGGTACGGTTTGACCGACACCGGCCCTGGCAACAGTAGAAAGGCTGGCGAATACGAGCGCGGTCAAGGCTACTGCGAGTACTCGTTCCGATCTGGAAGAGCGGTTCGGAATCATGGGGCCTCCTCTCGTCTGAGTCAAACGCGGCGCATTAATGCCGCCGCCGCCATGGAGGTATCCTTCGTTCGTCCAGGAATTCCCATATTGACGGCGTTGCCTTTCGGAGGTACCCGATATGGCGAAAACCCTCGGGTTTACCCTCGTTGCACTCATGCTCGCGTCACCGTTCCGACTCGCGTACGGGGACGTCGATCCGGTCGCGTTGCAGAACAAGGCCATCGCTGAAGTCCGCGCCTGCCAGGCTACGTACCGCCGAACGGGCGCCTGTGACCAGGCACAACTCAACGACGCTAAAGCAAACCTCTTAGAGAGCAACAAGGCCTTCCACGCCCGAGGAAACTATGGCGGGGAGGCACTCGGTGACGTCTTTCTCGCAAAAATCGCAGGCCTGATCAGTCCGGGTCAGTCCGCGACGGAGCAGTTTGCGCTTTACAAGTCGGCGGCCGGGCTGGCTCAACAGGGCGGCAACGCCGATTATCAATCGCGCGCCTTGACTGGACTCGCCTATGTCGAGGGTCAAGAACAAAATAATATCAGTGCCGGTTTGAGAGACGCGACCGCAGCGGTTGACTTCGCCACCCGAGCAAACAACAGCGTGGACCTGTTCGACGCCTTGACGACGCGGGCGATCGTGGAAGCCAGGGGCTCCGATATCGATGGGGCTTCCAACGATTACAATCGTGCCGTAGCGATCGTCAATCGTGTTAACGATGTCAACTTGGTCATGAGCGGCTATCTCGATATGGAGATCATATGGCAAGATCAAGGGACCGAATGTCAGAAGGATTCGCAAAATCCGTCCGTCTGCGAACAAGAGTACGGATACGCTAAGACGGACCTGGAGAAAGCCGCGCAGATCGCCCACGCGCAAGGCTACGCCTTCGTCGTTGCTCAGCTCATCGAGCCAAGGCAGAAAGAACTGGCGCTATTGGAAAGCGAACTTTCCAAAGGCCAAGAGCTGCGCGGTCAGCTCGCCACCGCATCCGCAACTCACATCACGAACGCCTCGCAGGTCGTCATGCTCAGGCAATTCTCGCCGTATCAGAATCCGGACACGGCGAAGACCATGAGCCAGCTCCTCTCCCAGTTTGGCCCGCTCAACGCCTCCGACGAGCGGGCCCCGTACGTCCAAGGGATGCTGCTCGAGGCCGAAGGGAAGAACGATCAGGCGTTATCCTCTTACATGAAGGCCGTGAGCTTGCTCGAGCAAGATCGGCGGAGTCTCCAAGATCCGCAAAGTCGAACCGCGTTCCTCTCGGATCGCACGGAGTTTTACTACGCTGCAATCTTGGAGCTGCTCGATCACCAACGCTACTCGGAAGCGTTTGCGCTCATGGAACGCGCCCGTGCCAGGGCCCTAGCGGATCTTTTGGCGAACCGGCCGCCCCGCGTCGCGAAACCGGAGGAACAACAACTGCTCGCGGAGTCGCTGTCGATCAACGCGCAGCTTGCCAAAGACCAGCAATCTCTCTATAACTTGACGCCGGGTCCCGACACGAACGACGAAATCCAGCGACTGCAGGCTGCGATCCAGGACCTCGAGCGGCAGTCGGCGACGGTGCAATCGAAAATCGCGACGCAAGCTCCGGAGCTCAACCGGTTGATGGCAGCAAACCCCGTCTCGTTGCAGCAGGCCCAGGGCAGGCCCGAGCCGGCGGCTACGATCTCATCTGCTATCTGACGCTGGATCAAGGCCTGATCGTCTGGCACATTAACGGCGACGGCGTCCAGGTCCGCGGAGTCTTATTCGTTCGCGATCTCGTCAATAAAGACGTTACGACCCTTGGCAATAGCCTCAGCGACGTTCACTCAAACTTCGATAACCCAACCGCGAAAGAGCTCTACCTCGTCGCGGTTAGTCCCATTCTGAGGTTCGTCAAGAGCAATCACCTGGTCATCATCCCGCACGGAGAGCTGAGTCTGTTGCCGTTCCAGGTGCTCGAGGATCCGTCGAACGGATCGTATCTCGGCGAGCGGTACGCAATTTCTTATGCGCCTAGCGCCACAATTTTATCGACGCTCGTTACGCACCCGAACGTCAAGGAGGGCAAGCTGCTGGGTGTGGAGGGGCCTGGAATTCCAAACGCTCCGCAGGAAGTGAGCCACATCGCTGCGCTCTATCCCGGACGACACCTCGTCGTTGATGCGGAATCTGCAACGAAAGAACGCGTTTCGAGCTTGGTGGGCGGGTACAGCCTGATTCATTTTTCCGTGCATGGCCAGTTCGATGCTTCCGATCCGATGCTGTCCTTCTTACTGTTGACGCCCGGTTCGTCCGCTGAGAACGGCCGCCTTACTGCAGCCGAAATGTTCGCTTTGCCGCTGCAGCGCAACAGTCTGGTCGTGCTTAGCGCGTGCGAGACGGGGCAGGTCGTAGTGACGAGTTCGAACGAGACCCTGGGTATGATACAGGCGCTGCTCTACGCCGGAGCCACGAACGTTGTGCTTTCCGACTGGGCCGTCAACGACGAGTCCACTCAAATTTGGATGGAAACGTTCTACCGACAAGCTCAGACGCATCCGGCACCCGAGGCAGCGAGGCTCGCCCTAATTGCGGTGCGCAAGAAACCAGAGTTCCACAGCCCCTTCTTCTGGGGTCCGTTCGTGATGACGGGAAAGTAGCGGATGGAAAGGCTCGGCGGCACAGGATCCGGTCTGTTGGACGGGCTGGCTGGTCTCACGGCTAGGTGGAGCGTCCTGACGGCGATCGGGACCTTCATGCTCTATCTCGCCGGCTATCTCGCCCTGCGCTTTCAGTTGAGCATGTACGGTGTCGTGACGAATCTCGACGTTCTCGACGAGAAGTACCTCTTCGCGGGTTGCAGGTTTTTCGTATACTTGGTCTCTTGTGTACCCAACGTTTTGCTGCTCGTCCTGATTTTCGGTTTTCTCCTCTATCTGCCATACAGGTTGCTGCCGAAATCGTTAAGAGATGCGCTCGAGAACCGGCTTTCTATCGCGTTGAGAAAACCGAACGCACTACTCTTGATCGGCGTGGTAGCCGGTCTCGCATTAGTTCAGTTCGTCCTTCGCAATTCGTTCGACTACGGCAACGTGCTTTTTAGAAAAGATCTGCCGCCGCACGAATGGGTGAACGCGATTCTGCTGGGCACTCGGGGCATGCGAGCGCTATACTTCACGGGTTTAGTGGCAGGAGTACTGTTGACGTGCGGGCTTCTTGTTGCGGCGCTACGGTTCGCGCCGCTGGGAACGTCGTTGTCGAGAGCGCTGCTTGCCGTGCTGGCATTTCTGGTCGCAGTAGAGTGGCTTCTGCTTCCAGTGAACTACGGAATTCTTATCGACAGTCAGAATCTGCCGCGCTTGGCAGCGCCCACCTGCACCTGGCTGGTCTGGGAGAACCGAGACGTTCTCACCTATTTCGTTCGCGAAGCCGGCGACAGGCGATCGCTGCTCACCGTTCCCCGCAAGGACAACACCGTAAAGGTCGTGGGTGAGGATGCGATATTTCAAGTGCTCTTCCGAGGGGGTCGTGAATCGAGCTGTGCGCCGCAGTAGAGCTCTGGGTGAGCTCGCCCAAACGGTCGCATGCGCGACGATCCTGCTGACGGTTACGCTGGCAGCAGCCACGCCTCGACCAACTCCAACCGCCACGCCCTCGCCGGCGGTCCCCGAATCGTTCCTCAGCGGTGTCCTCCGCTTCCTCGGCGTATCGCACGACCCCAGTTCGCTCAAAGGGCCCGGGGACGAAGTGGTAACGGGTCAATTGTGGATCGCCGACTTGAGCTCGAAATCGACGAGAAAACTAACTTCGAACGGCGGTTATCGCTCTCCGGTGTTCGTCCCCGGAAGTCCGGATGTGATCGCGTTGAAGGGCGATGAGGTCGTCCGCGTGCGAGCGAACGACGGCAACGAGTCTGCGCTGTTCGCCGTTAACTCCATCACGAAGCTAGTCGGCTTCCGCGATGACGATCCGACTGCGCTACTCGTGTTGCTCGGCGGCACTCAGCCGCACGCGGGCATACTGTCGCTGAAATCCGCCGCCGTGCAGACGTTGCCGTACAACGCTTCTTCGAGCCGCGACCGCGAGATGCTCGCGCATCTTGCCGGGTGGGAACGCGATTACGGCAATACGAGTCTCTACGTAAAACGCGAATCGAAGCAGACGGTTTCAGGGACGATCGAGTGGAGCGACGTGTTCCTCAAGACTGGAAGCGGGGATCCCGTGGACACTAGCCAGTGCGGCGGGGTTGATTGCGGGCAACCTTCCCTCTCCCCCGACGGGACCTTAGTCGTTTTCGTTCGGTCTGATAGCAACCAACCTTGACCTGCCAATAGGAGAGAATTGAAATGAGTCAGGCTAACCGATGGACAATTCACTCGCTTGTTATCCTGGTTCTGGTTATAGCGCCTGCCCTCGCTCGCGCGCAGACCAATGCGTTGCAATGGGATCAACTATGCTCGGCCGCGGTGCAGAAAGGCGACTGGCACGGCGTAGTCGACAGCTGTTCTCATGAAGAGGTGATTATTGCCGGCGCCATGCAAGATAGCGGCACGCCACAGGCCGAAAAAGAACAACTCGGCGAAATATTAGTCGTGGCAGAGGTTCGACTCGTTGCGGGTTACGCCGGGGTCGGCGACAGCCAGGCAGCGAGGCAACAGGTCGCGCTCGCTCGGCAGACCTTACAGCTCACAACAGTACTGGGTCTAGATACGGCGTCACCCAAGTACAAAGAACTCCAAGGCCGGATTGATGCCGTGGCACGGGCGGTGGGCCCTTAAAGGGGCGGCGTTCATATCGACAGCGCCTCCTCTACCGCACGCTCCTCGGTCAGCAAATTGCCTTCTTCTCTCAGCGTCGCCAGCTCGTCTTCGCACAATACGGCGCTCAGGGCTATGACCATCTTATCGTATTCCTGCTGCTCGGTGTACTCGCGCACCGCGTCGAGTTTCGTGAGGCGGCCGTCGATATAGGCGAGGACGCGGGCCGCGCGGCTCCGATCCTCGCGCATGCGCTCCGCGCCATCGCTCGGGCGAAGCGCGGCAACGGCCGCCAGATGCTGCAGCGCCCAGGCGACGGCGACGTCGTAATGCGCGTCGCGCGCGAGCCGCAGCGCGTCGCGTGCCGGCGTGAGCGCTTCCTCGTAGCGCCCTAGTGCGATCAGGTACGCGGCGACGTTGCACATCAAAAAAGCGACGCGCTGCGTATATCCTGCTCGGACGACGCCGTCGAGGGCCTCGTTTGCGACCTGCAGCGCCGCCTCCGCGTTTCCGGCGCTAAACTCCGCCTCGGCGAGGTTCGCGGCAACCGACGCCGCGTACCGCTCCGCCCCGCCGGCTCGAAAGATCGCGAGGGCTTCGAAAGAGTGTGCCCGCGCGCCGGCGACGTCGCCACGCGCCATGGACACGATCGCGAGATTCTCTAGCGACAGGCCGACGAGCGTCTCGGAGCCCTCTGCGCGAAACGCTGCGAGCGCCTCGCGCAGCAGCGCCTCGGCCTCGGCAATTCGCCCCTCTAGGAGCAACCCCCGGCCGACGTGGCGTTGAGCCCGCGGGATGCCCCGCGGATCGCCGAGCGCGCGATAGCGCTCCAGCGCGCGCGCGGCGGCGTGATAGCTCGCCTTGTGCAGCCCGAGCACGCCGTCGAGCTGCGACTCGCAGAGTTCGAGCTCTGCGATCACGTCTTGCGGCGTCGTCTCGTCAATGCAGGCCTGCGCCGCGTCGATCCAGCGCCGCCCCTCGGACGCAAGCAAAAACGCCCAGCCCCGCGTGAGCGCGGCGGCGAGCCTCTGTCCGAGCAGCGCATCGTGTCGGGCCGTCAGCGCCCACTCCAGCGCGGCGTGCCAGTTCTCGATCTCCGGCTCGACCTGGACGAACCACTTGTCGTCGGCCGTCGTGTCGTACGCTTTTTCGAGCCGATCCGCGAGATCGAGAAACGCCGCGGCGTGCGCGCGCGCGGCGGCCGCGTCCTCTCCGTTTTCGGCGAGCTTCTCGCGCGCGTACTGGCGCGTCGATTCGAGCAGGCGATAGCGCGTCACGCTTCCGCTGGGCTCCGTTTGTACGAGAGACTTGTCGACCAGCGAGGTCAGCAGCTCGAGCACGGCGATCTCGTCGACCGCTTCGTCTCCACAGACGGCACTCGTGGTCTCCAGTGTGAATCCACCGGCGAAGATCGCGAGCTTGCGGAAGAGCGTGCGCTCCTGCTCCGAGAGCAGGTCGTAGCTCCAGTCGATCAGGGCTCGCATCGTTTGATGCCGTGGCAGCGCGCCGCGGTCGCCGCCGGTGAGCACGCGGAAGCGCTCGTCGAGCTTTTGCAACAGCTGCTGCGGCGACAGCACTTTGATTCGGGCCGCGGCGAGCTCGATGGCGAGCGGTATGCCGTCGAGGCGTCGCGAGATCTCCGTGACGACCGCGGCATTCGCATCGGTGAGCTCGAAGCGCGAATCGGACGCCGCGGCGCGGTCCGCGAAGAGCGCGACGGCTCCGTAGGGGCGCGCCGACCCGGCGGTCATCGTTTCGTCGACGGGCGGCACCGCGAGCGACGGAAGCCGAAAGACGTGCTCGCCGGCGATGTTCAGGCTCTCGCGGCTCGTCGCCAGGATGCGAACTTCGGGGCACGCACGCAGGATCGCGCCGGCAGCGTCGCGGACGCCGTCGATGACGTGCTCGCAGTTATCGAGGATCAACAGCAGGCGGCGCGGCTTGAGGTGGGCGAGCAACGTATCCAGGAGCGGCTGGTTGTGCGACTCGCGTACGTTCAGCGCGTGCGCGATCGCCGGCGCAACCGATGACTGGTCGGAGATGCTCGCGAGCTCGACGAGCCAAACGCCGTCAGCGAACGCGTCGAGCAGCTCCGCACCCGCCTGAATCGCGCAGCGCGTCTTACCCGCACCGCCCGTGCCGACGAGCGTCACCAGACGGTCGTTCTGGAGCAGCGACTTGATCTCGCGCACGTCGCCGTCGCGGCCGACGAACGACGTGATCTGCGGCGGCAGGTTGTTAGGCAGCGCGTCCAGCGAGCGTAGCGGCGGAAACGATTCGCGCAGGCCGGGCGCGAGGAGCTGATAGACGTGCTCCGCGCGCGCGAGGTCCTTAAGCCGGTGCGCGCCGAGATCGAGCAGGCCGGTCAGCGCCGGCATCTCGCCTTCGAGCAGCGCCACGGTGGCGCTCGAGATCAAGACCTGCTCGCCGTGGCCGATCGCCAGAAGGCGCGCGACGCGGTTGACCGTCGGGCCGAAGTAGTCGCCGTCGCGCTCCTGCGGCGCTCCCGTGTGCAGCGCCATGCGCACGAACACGCCGCCGATCGCCGAGAAATCTTCCGCGGCCAGCGCGTGTTGCGCGTCGATCGCCGCCGCGACCGCGGCCGGCGCCGTTGCGAAGACGGCGTAGAAGGCATCGCCGACCGTCTTGAAGACCTCGCCGCCGTGCGCGCCGATGGCCGCGCGCATCAAAGCGTCGTGGCGGCTCAGCGCGGCGGCCATCGCGTCGCGATCCTGCCCCCAGCGCTGCGTGCTGCCCTCGATGTCGGTAAACAGAAAGGTCAGAGTCCGGCTGACCATGCGCCTGGGTTCGAGCCCACAAGCCATGTCACCCTGAGCGGAGGCGCGAAGCCGAGCTGTCATCCTGAGGAGCGCGCGAAGCGCGCGTCTCGAAGGACGAAAGACGGAATAGTGCCACTCACCTGGCCCGGCGTAAACACGCCGCATCAGTCTTGCAGGAAAGCCGCGGGCAAGCTATGCTTCTGCTAGATCTCTTTGCCCACGTTGCGGAGGTGCCTTGATGCGCTCTTGGACGCACAACGATCTTAGACGCTTTCTCATCGGCGTCGCCGTGATTCTCTTGGGATTGTGGATCACGAATCGGTACTCCCTCGCCGACGACGCCGCAACGTTGGATTCGTGGCAAACTTCGTTTAACGAAGTTTGGCAGGCAGACGAGTGCGTACAAGAGTTTCAGTCGTGGAAGAACTATTGGGGACGGGTGCACACCTTTTATTTTGGCGGCAAAGGATCCGACGGCTGGTTCGCCTTCGGTCAGACGATACTCTCGCACGTTACCGATTCCGCAGCGCAAGCCACCGTTTCCACCCAACTCACGTTGCTCGGTCGCAGAATCGGCGGAGAATGGGCCAAAGAAGACGGTT
It encodes:
- a CDS encoding CHAT domain-containing protein produces the protein MNGDGVQVRGVLFVRDLVNKDVTTLGNSLSDVHSNFDNPTAKELYLVAVSPILRFVKSNHLVIIPHGELSLLPFQVLEDPSNGSYLGERYAISYAPSATILSTLVTHPNVKEGKLLGVEGPGIPNAPQEVSHIAALYPGRHLVVDAESATKERVSSLVGGYSLIHFSVHGQFDASDPMLSFLLLTPGSSAENGRLTAAEMFALPLQRNSLVVLSACETGQVVVTSSNETLGMIQALLYAGATNVVLSDWAVNDESTQIWMETFYRQAQTHPAPEAARLALIAVRKKPEFHSPFFWGPFVMTGK
- a CDS encoding adenylate/guanylate cyclase domain-containing protein, whose translation is MVSRTLTFLFTDIEGSTQRWGQDRDAMAAALSRHDALMRAAIGAHGGEVFKTVGDAFYAVFATAPAAVAAAIDAQHALAAEDFSAIGGVFVRMALHTGAPQERDGDYFGPTVNRVARLLAIGHGEQVLISSATVALLEGEMPALTGLLDLGAHRLKDLARAEHVYQLLAPGLRESFPPLRSLDALPNNLPPQITSFVGRDGDVREIKSLLQNDRLVTLVGTGGAGKTRCAIQAGAELLDAFADGVWLVELASISDQSSVAPAIAHALNVRESHNQPLLDTLLAHLKPRRLLLILDNCEHVIDGVRDAAGAILRACPEVRILATSRESLNIAGEHVFRLPSLAVPPVDETMTAGSARPYGAVALFADRAAASDSRFELTDANAAVVTEISRRLDGIPLAIELAAARIKVLSPQQLLQKLDERFRVLTGGDRGALPRHQTMRALIDWSYDLLSEQERTLFRKLAIFAGGFTLETTSAVCGDEAVDEIAVLELLTSLVDKSLVQTEPSGSVTRYRLLESTRQYAREKLAENGEDAAAARAHAAAFLDLADRLEKAYDTTADDKWFVQVEPEIENWHAALEWALTARHDALLGQRLAAALTRGWAFLLASEGRRWIDAAQACIDETTPQDVIAELELCESQLDGVLGLHKASYHAAARALERYRALGDPRGIPRAQRHVGRGLLLEGRIAEAEALLREALAAFRAEGSETLVGLSLENLAIVSMARGDVAGARAHSFEALAIFRAGGAERYAASVAANLAEAEFSAGNAEAALQVANEALDGVVRAGYTQRVAFLMCNVAAYLIALGRYEEALTPARDALRLARDAHYDVAVAWALQHLAAVAALRPSDGAERMREDRSRAARVLAYIDGRLTKLDAVREYTEQQEYDKMVIALSAVLCEDELATLREEGNLLTEERAVEEALSI